A single Acidaminococcus sp. DNA region contains:
- a CDS encoding alpha-ketoacid dehydrogenase subunit beta, whose protein sequence is MSKKLSVSKAIGEALHEEMERDKNVIILGEDMGVMGNVFGITRGFRDEFGADRVIDTPISESGFIGMSVGAAMRGMRPVAELMYNDFMTVCADPILNQAAKMRYMTGGQLTIPMVIRMPMGSGRRNAGQHSQSLENIFCHMPGLKVIAPCSAKDAKGLLKSAIRDNDPVIFMEHKLLYAHKEEIPDGEYTIPIGEAEVKREGTDLTIITWSREVNFALEAAETLAKEGINVEVLDLRTLVPLDWDAIVKSVSKTHNAIVVSEECKRGSYAGEISAQIAEDLFDELDAPVKRVCGLNITSPFSPPLEDVNFPHPEDIVKAVKAVLNK, encoded by the coding sequence GAGACAAGAACGTCATCATCCTCGGCGAAGATATGGGCGTTATGGGTAACGTTTTCGGTATTACCCGTGGTTTCCGTGATGAATTCGGTGCTGATAGAGTTATTGATACTCCTATTTCCGAATCTGGTTTTATCGGCATGTCCGTCGGCGCTGCTATGAGAGGTATGCGTCCGGTTGCTGAATTGATGTACAACGACTTCATGACCGTCTGCGCAGACCCGATCCTGAACCAGGCTGCTAAGATGCGTTACATGACCGGTGGTCAGCTGACCATTCCTATGGTTATCAGAATGCCTATGGGCTCCGGCAGAAGAAACGCCGGCCAGCATTCTCAGTCCCTGGAAAATATCTTCTGCCATATGCCTGGCCTGAAGGTTATTGCTCCGTGCTCCGCTAAGGATGCAAAGGGCCTGCTGAAGTCTGCTATCCGTGACAATGACCCGGTTATCTTCATGGAACATAAACTGCTTTATGCTCATAAAGAAGAGATTCCTGACGGCGAATATACGATTCCTATCGGTGAAGCCGAAGTGAAACGCGAAGGTACCGACCTGACCATTATTACCTGGTCCAGAGAAGTTAACTTCGCCCTGGAAGCTGCTGAAACCCTGGCTAAGGAAGGCATCAATGTAGAAGTTCTGGATCTGCGTACTCTGGTTCCTCTGGATTGGGATGCTATTGTGAAGTCCGTAAGCAAGACCCACAATGCAATCGTTGTATCCGAAGAATGCAAGAGAGGCAGCTATGCCGGTGAAATTTCCGCACAGATTGCAGAAGACCTGTTCGATGAACTGGATGCTCCTGTTAAACGTGTCTGCGGCCTGAATATTACCTCTCCGTTCAGCCCACCTCTGGAAGACGTGAACTTCCCTCATCCTGAAGATATCGTCAAAGCAGTCAAGGCTGTTCTGAATAAGTAA
- the lpdA gene encoding dihydrolipoyl dehydrogenase, protein MASEIIMPQLGLTMEEGEVTKWLKKEGDAVKAGEPIVEITTDKLTNEVNAEVDGTLIKIVAQEGEDVPVKGLLGYIGKPGETVGGAAAAAPAAAPAAAPAAAAAAPTQPKKDTSIVVIGAGPGGYVAAIRASQLGAKVTVIDEKYLGGTCLNIGCIPTKCLLHSAELISEIQDQGKEIGVDVDGVKVNFPQVIKHKNDISHKLTSGIGGLFKANKIKHIEGSASFVDSKTLAVKTPDGKTENMTADAFVVATGSINAVPPIPGLKENPNCIDSTGALSLEKLPKSMVVIGGGVIGLEIACAYAAFGTKITVVEALDHVLPMLDGDLTKIGVAHMKKMGIEFHLECPVQSVENSPVGAKVVCLDKKTNKEVSFEAEKVLVAVGRRPNTKSINLEAAGIENQKGRIVVNDQMQTNVPNIYAIGDCVLGKAQLAHTASAMGEVAVENIMGIPSVYDERTNPTCVYIEPEAASVGLTEEKAKEMGIDYIVGKFPMSGNGKALIMNGGEGIVKIIAGKEYNEVLGMHIIGPRASDLICEGALAIEAELTLDDLVATIHSHPTVTEAMREAALDGLGRCIHMPNKKKRK, encoded by the coding sequence ATGGCTTCTGAAATTATTATGCCTCAACTTGGTCTGACCATGGAGGAAGGCGAAGTTACGAAATGGCTGAAAAAAGAAGGGGACGCTGTCAAGGCCGGCGAACCGATTGTTGAAATCACGACCGATAAGCTGACGAACGAAGTCAACGCTGAAGTTGATGGTACCCTGATTAAGATTGTTGCCCAGGAAGGGGAAGATGTTCCTGTAAAGGGTCTGCTGGGCTACATTGGTAAACCGGGTGAAACTGTCGGCGGTGCTGCTGCCGCCGCTCCTGCTGCTGCACCGGCTGCTGCACCGGCTGCTGCCGCTGCTGCTCCGACTCAGCCCAAGAAGGATACGTCCATCGTGGTTATCGGCGCCGGCCCTGGCGGCTATGTAGCTGCTATTCGTGCTTCTCAGCTCGGTGCCAAGGTTACTGTTATTGATGAAAAGTATCTTGGCGGTACCTGCCTCAATATCGGCTGCATTCCGACCAAATGCCTGCTGCATTCTGCAGAATTGATTTCTGAAATTCAGGATCAAGGCAAGGAAATTGGTGTAGATGTAGATGGCGTGAAGGTCAACTTCCCGCAGGTTATTAAACATAAGAACGATATTTCCCATAAGCTGACTTCCGGTATCGGCGGTCTGTTCAAGGCCAATAAGATTAAACACATCGAAGGTTCTGCAAGCTTCGTGGACAGCAAGACGCTGGCTGTGAAGACCCCTGATGGCAAGACCGAGAACATGACGGCAGATGCTTTTGTCGTAGCTACGGGTTCTATTAACGCAGTTCCTCCGATTCCTGGTCTGAAAGAAAACCCGAACTGCATCGATTCTACCGGTGCTCTGTCTCTTGAAAAACTGCCGAAGTCCATGGTGGTTATCGGCGGCGGCGTAATTGGTCTGGAAATTGCCTGCGCTTATGCAGCATTCGGCACGAAGATTACTGTTGTTGAAGCTCTGGATCACGTACTGCCGATGCTCGATGGCGACCTGACCAAGATTGGTGTAGCTCATATGAAGAAGATGGGCATCGAATTCCATCTGGAATGCCCTGTCCAGTCTGTTGAGAACTCTCCTGTTGGCGCCAAGGTTGTATGCCTCGATAAGAAGACCAATAAGGAAGTTTCCTTCGAAGCTGAAAAGGTTCTGGTGGCTGTAGGCCGTCGTCCTAACACGAAGTCCATCAACCTGGAAGCTGCCGGCATTGAAAATCAGAAGGGCCGCATTGTGGTCAACGACCAAATGCAGACCAACGTTCCGAACATTTATGCTATCGGCGACTGTGTTCTGGGTAAGGCTCAGCTGGCCCATACGGCATCTGCCATGGGCGAAGTTGCTGTTGAAAACATCATGGGCATTCCTTCCGTCTATGATGAAAGAACGAACCCGACCTGCGTTTACATTGAACCGGAAGCTGCATCTGTCGGCCTGACCGAAGAAAAAGCCAAGGAAATGGGAATTGACTATATCGTCGGCAAGTTCCCGATGAGCGGCAACGGCAAGGCATTGATTATGAACGGCGGCGAAGGCATTGTCAAGATTATTGCCGGCAAGGAATACAATGAAGTCCTCGGCATGCACATCATTGGGCCACGTGCTTCCGACCTCATCTGCGAAGGTGCTCTGGCTATTGAAGCTGAACTGACGCTGGATGACCTGGTTGCTACGATTCACTCTCATCCGACTGTGACCGAAGCTATGAGAGAAGCTGCCCTGGATGGACTTGGCAGATGCATCCATATGCCGAACAAGAAAAAGAGAAAGTAA
- a CDS encoding lipoate--protein ligase has translation MIYIESPSFNPYFNLALEQYVFDCMDRSQEYFMLWRNDNTIVVGKNQNTIAEINQDFVEEHHINVVRRLSGGGAVYHDLGNLNFTIIVSKTNDMSDFDFSRFNKPVVRALAKLGVKAEISGRNDITIDGKKFSGNAQYIKQGRIMDHGAILYNVDLTVLSKALKVSKDKIESKGVKSVRAHVTNVLDCMEKKVPLETFMKMLVEEMAGSEEIVPHTLTDEEIAAVKKLEAERYDKWEWNYGYSPKYDIQKERYLPGCGKFQIHMNVKDGRITDFDIFGDYFGNKEKDELKPYLIGAQVNREDLNRALKDVDIEEFFHNLSKDTFIDMLVK, from the coding sequence ATGATTTATATCGAAAGTCCGAGTTTTAATCCGTATTTTAACCTCGCTTTGGAGCAGTACGTGTTTGACTGCATGGACCGCAGTCAGGAGTATTTTATGCTTTGGCGGAATGATAACACCATCGTGGTGGGCAAGAACCAGAACACGATTGCTGAAATCAACCAGGACTTTGTTGAGGAGCACCATATCAACGTTGTGCGTCGGCTTTCCGGCGGCGGGGCTGTATATCATGACCTGGGCAACCTGAACTTCACGATTATCGTTTCAAAGACCAACGATATGAGTGACTTTGATTTTTCCCGTTTTAACAAGCCCGTTGTGCGTGCACTTGCAAAACTCGGTGTTAAGGCGGAAATTTCCGGCCGCAATGATATTACCATCGACGGCAAGAAGTTTTCCGGCAACGCTCAGTACATCAAACAAGGACGTATCATGGATCATGGAGCTATTTTGTACAATGTCGACCTTACCGTGCTTTCCAAGGCCCTCAAGGTTTCCAAGGATAAAATTGAATCTAAGGGTGTCAAATCTGTCCGTGCCCATGTAACCAACGTACTGGACTGCATGGAAAAGAAGGTTCCCCTCGAAACTTTCATGAAGATGCTCGTGGAAGAAATGGCCGGATCCGAAGAGATTGTGCCGCATACGCTGACTGACGAGGAAATTGCGGCCGTTAAGAAACTGGAAGCTGAACGCTACGATAAATGGGAATGGAACTACGGATATTCTCCGAAGTATGATATCCAGAAGGAACGGTATCTGCCGGGCTGCGGCAAGTTCCAGATCCATATGAACGTCAAGGATGGACGCATTACTGACTTTGATATCTTTGGGGATTATTTTGGCAACAAGGAAAAGGATGAACTGAAACCGTATCTCATTGGTGCGCAGGTGAATAGGGAGGATCTGAATCGTGCATTGAAGGATGTCGATATTGAAGAATTCTTCCATAATCTGTCAAAGGATACGTTCATCGATATGCTGGTGAAGTAA
- a CDS encoding MBL fold metallo-hydrolase, giving the protein MDEGKAVLLGNCGVYIQYEGTRFLFDGLYKDLSHSFVQLPDTVWRAMAEGRGYLSNIDYLLFSHSHFDHYFSNYLFTYMAHNQVKGLVLPVLDQTTGLKRAYEEFGGKLLHFKEGEAELGEDIRLRLIRTHHLDPRHFSLPVYAYLLALGRKKLLVMADADYQEADFRCLEGIDIDYAFVTPVFYNNAAGRRILFEQLSIRQLVLYHLPDPDNDRFQYGRMAENDVRKYGREKPTFIWREYGQSIIL; this is encoded by the coding sequence ATGGATGAAGGTAAGGCCGTATTATTAGGAAACTGCGGCGTTTATATACAATATGAGGGAACCCGCTTTCTGTTCGACGGTCTCTACAAAGATCTCAGCCACAGCTTTGTGCAGCTGCCGGATACCGTCTGGCGTGCCATGGCAGAAGGCAGGGGCTATCTTTCTAATATAGATTATCTGCTCTTTTCCCATTCTCATTTCGATCATTATTTCAGCAATTATTTATTTACCTACATGGCCCACAATCAGGTAAAGGGACTGGTATTGCCGGTACTGGACCAGACGACGGGCCTGAAGAGAGCGTATGAGGAATTTGGCGGTAAACTGCTTCACTTTAAGGAAGGGGAGGCAGAATTGGGAGAAGATATCAGACTGCGGCTTATTCGGACGCATCACCTGGATCCCCGGCACTTTTCTCTTCCCGTTTACGCGTATCTTCTGGCGTTAGGGAGAAAAAAACTCCTTGTCATGGCAGATGCCGATTATCAGGAAGCGGATTTTCGCTGCCTGGAAGGAATTGACATCGATTATGCCTTTGTGACACCTGTCTTTTATAACAATGCGGCAGGGCGCCGCATCCTTTTTGAGCAGCTGTCTATTCGTCAGCTTGTGCTCTATCATTTGCCGGATCCGGATAACGACCGTTTCCAGTATGGCCGTATGGCAGAAAATGATGTAAGAAAATATGGTCGGGAAAAACCGACTTTTATCTGGCGTGAATATGGCCAGTCGATTATACTGTAA
- a CDS encoding NAD(P)-binding domain-containing protein: MKYTVGFIGLGNMGLPMAVNILKKSGGPVLGADVIPASLDKFEKAGGTRTKGNQEIYEKCNLIFLSLPKNEIVESVINEIIAVKKEHCIIVDTSSTAPSIIRKLFPKAKAKGIDILDSPVSGGVSGAEGGTLAIMVGGDKAVFDDVKPYLEYMGSSVTYMGSTGCGDIAKLANNMIVGIHLIAMGEAFAFAKKAGLDPTTLYNAIKGGFAQSAVLDGKAMKMIHRDFTASARIAVHYKDIKNAKALADEMGVPVPATDIVLDYMRRMDKAGLINEDQCALVKVPEKDMNVVVK, translated from the coding sequence ATGAAGTATACTGTTGGATTCATTGGTCTTGGAAATATGGGCTTGCCGATGGCTGTCAATATACTTAAAAAGAGTGGTGGTCCGGTGCTGGGTGCGGATGTCATTCCCGCTTCTTTGGACAAATTCGAGAAAGCCGGCGGTACTCGTACCAAAGGAAATCAGGAAATTTACGAAAAATGTAATTTGATTTTCCTTTCTTTGCCGAAAAATGAAATCGTTGAATCGGTGATTAACGAAATCATTGCTGTAAAGAAGGAACATTGCATCATCGTGGATACGAGTTCTACTGCACCCTCGATTATCCGGAAGCTTTTCCCCAAAGCGAAAGCAAAGGGAATTGACATCCTTGATTCTCCGGTCAGCGGCGGTGTGTCAGGCGCTGAAGGCGGGACACTGGCCATCATGGTCGGAGGTGATAAGGCTGTATTTGATGATGTCAAGCCTTATCTGGAGTATATGGGTTCCAGTGTCACGTACATGGGAAGTACCGGCTGCGGCGATATTGCCAAACTGGCCAACAACATGATCGTGGGGATTCATCTGATTGCCATGGGTGAAGCTTTTGCTTTTGCCAAGAAAGCCGGGCTTGATCCGACAACGCTGTATAATGCCATTAAGGGCGGATTTGCACAAAGTGCAGTCCTTGACGGTAAGGCAATGAAGATGATCCACCGTGACTTTACGGCTTCGGCCCGCATTGCCGTCCACTATAAGGACATTAAGAACGCGAAAGCGCTTGCCGACGAGATGGGCGTTCCTGTCCCGGCTACGGATATTGTCCTGGACTATATGCGCCGCATGGACAAAGCAGGACTCATTAATGAGGACCAATGTGCCCTGGTCAAGGTTCCGGAAAAAGATATGAATGTAGTTGTGAAATGA
- a CDS encoding 2-oxo acid dehydrogenase subunit E2: MAYEVRMPQLGLTMEEGTVTTWLKHEGDKVEVGEPIVEITTDKLTNEVNSEAAGVLLKIVAQEGEDVPVKGLLAYIGEPGEKVGDGAAAAAPAAEAAPAAAAPAAAEPAAPAPAPKTVNGKRIRISPLARKTAAKMGVDYTNIKGSGPQGRIIQKDILAAAKNPAPAAKKEAAAAPAPAPVVEHTGAVELMDGDVVEKLTGMRKVVGKRMLQSVTECPTVTQNVKVDVTELFKLRKEINEKMGVKYSVNDFVLKAVAKALKNNRYMLVAIDGQNVIKRAHINLGMAVALDDGLLTPVIRDADKMSLSEIHDCAKDLATRARNGKLAVEEYKGSTFTVSNLGMFGVETFNPIINQPDSSILGVCAAQDELYMDDDGKISKHKVMRISHTFDHRLIDGSVAAKFECAVRDLLQNPMEILL; this comes from the coding sequence ATGGCTTACGAGGTAAGAATGCCCCAACTGGGTTTAACCATGGAAGAAGGTACTGTAACCACCTGGTTAAAGCATGAAGGGGACAAAGTTGAAGTTGGTGAACCTATCGTTGAGATCACCACGGATAAATTGACGAATGAAGTTAACAGTGAAGCTGCCGGCGTTCTCCTGAAGATTGTTGCTCAGGAAGGCGAAGATGTCCCTGTAAAGGGCCTGCTGGCTTATATTGGTGAACCGGGCGAAAAAGTTGGCGATGGCGCTGCTGCCGCAGCTCCTGCCGCTGAAGCTGCTCCTGCAGCTGCTGCTCCGGCCGCTGCTGAACCGGCTGCTCCGGCACCGGCTCCGAAGACGGTCAACGGTAAGAGAATCCGCATTTCTCCGCTGGCTAGAAAGACCGCTGCCAAGATGGGTGTAGACTACACCAATATCAAAGGTTCCGGTCCGCAGGGCCGTATCATCCAAAAGGATATCCTGGCTGCTGCCAAGAACCCGGCTCCTGCTGCCAAGAAGGAAGCGGCTGCCGCTCCTGCACCTGCTCCGGTAGTAGAACATACTGGTGCAGTGGAACTGATGGACGGCGATGTCGTCGAAAAGCTGACCGGCATGAGAAAAGTCGTTGGCAAGAGAATGCTGCAGTCTGTAACGGAATGCCCGACTGTTACTCAGAACGTCAAAGTCGATGTTACGGAACTGTTCAAGCTGCGTAAAGAAATCAATGAAAAAATGGGCGTGAAGTACTCCGTCAACGATTTCGTTCTGAAGGCAGTTGCCAAGGCTCTGAAGAACAACCGCTACATGCTGGTAGCTATTGATGGCCAGAACGTCATCAAGAGAGCTCATATCAACCTTGGTATGGCTGTAGCTCTGGATGATGGCCTGCTGACGCCGGTAATTCGTGACGCTGATAAGATGAGCCTGAGCGAAATCCATGATTGCGCTAAGGACCTCGCAACCCGCGCTAGAAACGGCAAGCTGGCTGTAGAAGAATATAAAGGCTCCACCTTTACGGTTTCCAACCTGGGTATGTTCGGTGTAGAAACGTTCAACCCGATTATTAATCAGCCTGACTCCAGTATCCTTGGTGTTTGCGCCGCTCAAGATGAATTGTACATGGACGACGACGGCAAGATTTCCAAGCACAAGGTAATGAGAATTTCCCATACCTTTGATCACAGATTGATTGATGGATCTGTGGCTGCTAAGTTTGAATGTGCTGTAAGAGACCTGCTGCAGAACCCGATGGAGATCCTGCTCTAA
- a CDS encoding DNA-binding protein, with the protein MISMASGGKISRVVAARMSPGEDVLKGLERICAENHINNGFILSGMGSLAKVAFYDPVALPDKKAGYGYSTPITMDGPIELLGMTGMICHNTKGECLLHVHFTLSDQKGNAFGGHVIEGCKVLLTTDILIGEIEGLEMGREYDKDLEVFIFGPKNIEKK; encoded by the coding sequence ATGATTAGTATGGCATCAGGCGGTAAAATTAGCAGAGTAGTAGCAGCCAGAATGTCTCCCGGTGAAGATGTCCTGAAAGGTCTTGAAAGAATCTGTGCCGAAAACCATATCAATAACGGTTTTATCCTGAGCGGTATGGGCTCTCTGGCAAAAGTTGCTTTCTATGATCCGGTTGCTCTGCCTGATAAGAAGGCTGGATATGGCTACAGCACCCCGATTACCATGGACGGTCCGATTGAACTGCTCGGTATGACGGGTATGATTTGCCACAATACCAAAGGTGAATGCCTGCTGCATGTTCATTTCACCCTGTCTGACCAAAAAGGCAATGCCTTTGGCGGTCACGTCATTGAAGGCTGCAAGGTGCTTCTGACGACGGACATTCTGATTGGTGAAATCGAAGGCCTTGAAATGGGCCGTGAATATGATAAAGACTTGGAAGTCTTCATCTTTGGACCTAAGAACATTGAAAAGAAGTAA